In a genomic window of Pangasianodon hypophthalmus isolate fPanHyp1 chromosome 1, fPanHyp1.pri, whole genome shotgun sequence:
- the znf526 gene encoding zinc finger protein 574: MSEQQEEYVEHQYMCSECQQLFNTLEEVLIHQQVHTGAEVEDLVAISSNEDTRDSQYQCLECGALLRNSEELLLHQELHMREAGLDAEHELCEVAETDAAVAAVPIHYQCLECLALFDTAELWMAHRQTHKISTHSDMADTDYVLQPDGSVTPVAKVQNLVLDEQRAGEILTLAQALREQQSPPKPMAPSRTTLLPITQSLPGSTSAMLRLQFCSAQAIADGSASTTIRKAKLLPPLLPSEPIRLENGITTLNLLPTVEHADLGKHTEEEVLIIHPYECSECNLLFSTPEDFLHHQGEHFLAQDKESGGTGVMLGYEDGARVREDEGRKGDVREEGSKAEQGKGQGGRRSYTARLAGLGVNSSISSANMRCEECKRTFTTANRLAAHLRVHEQGTHECPECDKVFKKVGSLQTHMRTHSGEARFLCVDCGHSFTTEMTLIIHRKSHTSEPLHRCPFCAKTFTNMTKFLYHRRTHTNREPVSTASTVTLTQRMPLSIMQRAREREAVWRKQKQAALMAPVSAEMDTGESILEAAASLSQAAVTENGVDSKDPNTEEAQKQQENPDNSLNMDIMEDSDKWQAPITEDDIKFPCSTCNKTFSSHIRLLSHRRSAHSSERRFKCNVCGKPFKKQIHLRNHLRTHTGERPFQCSVCGKTFSSLANLTRHGLTHTGVRPYRCDVCHRAFTQSSNLRQHRLLHSNPTPSACPDCSAKFIRPAKLVAHRFLHHPGAPAPYPCPHCPEGFLRKKQRDLHCLEEHPNLKQSFTEATNESGLKGQASIEGVEQAAPPVPKPNLDCTICGKRLNSAANLRLHQLSHGLGPGRPRGSSSSSGKSHPCPVCGKLFVSASSVTLHQRVHTGERPYPCAVCGKRFRQNTHLREHLRTHSGERPFRCEFCSKGFVQSMHLVEHRRTHTGERPHTCAECGKTFKTISNLRNHRKTHNKAQQETEQGKDAKLETTMESNLATLAVVNASDGNLCQQGVQLGQPQLIQIQTSGLEQTQGTPTIMCNEFGEAIAIIETSGDLAEAIELYHTALEGGINMDTITLDNLQLM, translated from the exons ATGAGTGAGCAGCAAGAAGAGTATGTGGAGCATCAGTACATGTGCAGTGAGTGCCAGCAGCTCTTCAATACTCTGGAGGAGGTGCTGATACACCAACAGGTGCACACTGGTGCAGAAGTAGAAGACCTAGTGGCCATTTCCAGCAATGAGGACACCAGGGACAGTCAGTACCAGTGTCTGGAATGTGGCGCCCTTCTCAGGAACTCGGAGGAACTGCTGCTCCATCAAGAGCTGCACATGAGGGAGGCAGGCCTGGATGCGGAACATG AGCTTTGTGAGGTGGCAGAAACAGACGCGGCAGTTGCAGCAGTTCCGATCCACTACCAGTGCCTGGAGTGTCTGGCCCTCTTCGACACGGCCGAATTGTGGATGGCACACAGGCAGACGCACAAGATCAGCACACACAGCGACATGGCTGACACT GATTATGTTCTACAGCCAGATGGTTCAGTCACTCCTGTGGCCAAAGTGCAAAATCTGGTGCTAGATGAACAGAGAGCCGGAGAGATCCTAACGTTAGCCCAG GCTCTTCGAGAGCAGCAGTCTCCGCCCAAACCTATGGCTCCATCCAGAACTACTCTTCTTCCCATCACCCAGTCCCTGCCTGGCTCCACTTCTGCCATGCTCCGCCTCCAGTTCTGCTCTGCCCAAGCCATTGCAGATGGCTCCGCCTCAACAACCATTCGCAAAGCCAAGCTCCTCCCTCCACTTCTCCCTTCTGAGCCAATCAGGCTTGAGAACGGCATTACTACGCTCAACCTTCTCCCCACTGTTGAACATGCAGACTTGGGGAAGCACACAGAGGAAGAGGTGTTAATCATTCATCCATACGAGTGCTCAGAATGCAACCTGCTGTTCAGCACTCCAGAAGATTTCCTTCACCATCAGGGAGAGCACTTTCTGGCTCAGGACAAAGAGAGTGGGGGCACTGGGGTCATGTTAGGCTACGAAGACGGAGCTAGAGTGAGGGAagatgaaggaaggaaaggTGACGTGAGAGAGGAGGGGAGTAAGGCAGAGCAGGGGAAAGGCCAGGGAGGAAGGCGTTCGTACACGGCCCGGTTAGCAGGTCTCGGAGTGAATTCATCCATTTCATCTGCTAACATGCGATGTGAAGAGTGCAAGAGAACTTTCACCACAGCCAATCGGCTGGCAGCACATCTCAGAGTGCATGAGCAGGGAACACATGAATGCCCTGAGTGCGACAAGGTGTTCAAGAAGGTGGGATcactgcaaacacacatgcgcacacactcCGGGGAGGCCCGCTTCCTGTGTGTGGACTGTGGGCACAGCTTCACTACAGAAATGACCCTCATCATACACAG GAAGTCCCATACATCTGAGCCTCTCCACAGGTGCCCTTTCTGTGCCAAAACCTTCACCAATATGACCAAGTTTCTTTACCATCGCCGTACTCACACTAACCGTGAACCAGTCAGCACTGCCTCCACA GTTACACTGACTCAGCGGATGCCTCTATCTATTATGCAAAGGGCAAGAGAACGAGAGGCTGTGtggagaaaacagaaacaggCGGCACTTATGGCACCTGTAAGTGCAGAAATGGACACGGGTGAGAGCATTCTGGAGGCCgcagcttctctctctcaggctgcTGTAACAGAGAATGGCGTGGACTCTAAGGATCCTAACACAGAAGAAGCACAAAAGCAACAGGAAAATCCAGACAACAGTCTAAACATGGACATTATGGAGGATTCTGACAAATGGCAGGCTCCCATTACGGAAGACGATATAAAGTTCCCTTGCTCTACTTGCAATAAAACCTTCAGTTCCCATATCCGTTTGTTAAGTCACCGCCGATCAGCGCACTCCAGCGAGCGCCGCTTCAAGTGCAACGTATGTGGAAAGCCTTTCAAGAAGCAGATCCATTTGCGGAACCATCTGCGCACGCACACAGGCGAGCGTCCGTTCCAGTGCAGTGTGTGCGGCAAGACCTTCTCTTCACTGGCCAACCTCACTCGCCACGGCCTGACCCACACCGGGGTGCGGCCATACCGCTGTGATGTATGCCACAGGGCTTTCACACAGTCCTCTAACCTGCGCCAGCACCGCCTGCTCCACAGTAACCCCACTCCCTCAGCTTGCCCGGACTGCTCGGCCAAATTCATCCGGCCAGCGAAGCTTGTAGCGCATAGATTCCTTCACCATCCAGGAGCACCAGCGCCATACCCCTGCCCGCATTGCCCTGAAGGGTTCTTGCGCAAGAAGCAAAGGGATTTGCACTGCCTGGAGGAACACCCCAACTTGAAACAATCTTTTACAGAAGCTACTAATGAATCAGGGCTTAAAGGTCAAGCATCTATTGAGGGTGTAGAGCAAGCTGCTCCTCCAGTCCCGAAGCCAAACTTGGACTGCACCATTTGTGGGAAGCGCCTGAACTCAGCTGCTAACTTGCGCCTCCATCAGTTGAGCCATGGACTGGGACCCGGCCGCCCACGTGGCTCCAGCTCATCCTCTGGGAAATCGCACCCATGCCCTGTGTGTGGGAAGTTGTTTGTTTCAGCATCAAGCGTCACGCTGCACCAGCGCGTTCACACAGGTGAGAGGCCGTACCCTTGTGCTGTCTGTGGCAAGCGCTTCCGACAGAACACCCACCTGCGTGAGCACCTGCGCACGCACTCAGGTGAGCGGCCGTTTCGCTGTGAGTTCTGCAGTAAGGGTTTTGTGCAGAGTATGCATCTGGTCGAGCACAGACGAACACACACTGGGGAAAGGCCCCACACATGTGCAGAATGCGGAAAGACCTTCAAGACCATCTCGAACCTGAGGAACCATCGCAAGACTCACAACAAGGCACAACAAGAAACAGAGCAAGGCAAAGATGCTAAACTGGAGACCACCATGGAGAGCAACCTTGCGACACTTGCTGTGGTGAATGCCTCAGACGGGAACCTTTGCCAACAGGGTGTCCAGCTGGGGCAGCCACAACTCATACAGATCCAGACTTCTGGTCTGGAGCAG ACTCAAGGCACTCCCACCATCATGTGTAATGAATTTGGAGAAGCAATAGCAATCATCGAGACGAGTGGCGATCTGGCAGAGGCTATAGAGCTTTACCACACAGCGCTGGAAGGTGGGATTAACATGGACACCATCACTCTGGACAACCTGCAACTTATGTGA